A DNA window from candidate division KSB1 bacterium contains the following coding sequences:
- a CDS encoding endonuclease MutS2 codes for MTVSPPDSFPAAAAALELPKVLTHAAAAALSAAGAETLLHLQPLPDLPTVQAHLAEVTEMRRLLETEEAFPLSSLPDLRDTLQHLRIPGRTLAIPQLIDIARFSATARRVRHYLLAHREQYPELVRTAQRLTSLQEHERALENALNFTEGTVKDSASPVLARLRREIAHALAEARTRLERIARKLAAQDMLREQMITLREGRLVLMLKEEHRRHVPGLVHDHSASGRTVFLEPMESVESNNRVRELQSAEREEIERILQMLTERLRQVLPALLANHEAMIAIDVIHAKARFARQLDANAPQMLAEAKVKLINARHPLLLLKNDDQRKVVPLDLELGLPAATPVHTLLISGPNAGGKTVALKTVGLLALMARCGLHIPASPDSMLPLFENVFVDIGDRQSIEDDLSTFTSHVKHLVEILHRAGSGDLVLIDEIGAGTDPEAGAALAVAILRELNRRGCLTIVTTHHGALKTFAQEEPGVSNGSMAFDRETLTPTYQFRAGLPGASYAFEIAERMGMPAPVIAAARSQAGAEKVNVEELLNELQNQLAQQQQLNEKLQMEEARLRSLQKLYEEREQSLKAQVQEIKKRAQAEAEALLQNANAIIENTVREIRESNAAREAIKAGRENLAALRQQLAREKQCEETPPAAGGSTITKFEIGMPVKWLKQDALATVLELPDASGKVLVAAGALRARVPAAELRAVATARKSEPATLPKANVAEAPRHAEIDLRGLRVEEALAMVDKFLDDALLAGWHEVRLIHGKGTGALRQSIANHLKTLPHVKSSRLGQFGEGDLGVTVVELV; via the coding sequence ATGACTGTTTCACCCCCGGATTCTTTTCCTGCTGCGGCAGCCGCCCTCGAGCTTCCCAAAGTGCTCACCCATGCCGCCGCGGCGGCGCTGTCAGCCGCCGGTGCCGAAACCCTTTTGCATCTGCAGCCGCTGCCCGACCTGCCCACCGTGCAGGCACACCTGGCGGAAGTCACCGAAATGCGCCGCCTGCTCGAAACCGAGGAGGCCTTTCCGCTTTCCTCCCTGCCGGATTTGCGCGATACGCTGCAGCATCTGCGCATTCCGGGCCGCACGCTCGCCATTCCGCAGCTCATCGACATCGCGCGCTTCTCGGCCACGGCACGACGGGTGCGCCATTATCTGCTGGCGCACCGCGAACAATATCCGGAGTTGGTGCGCACCGCGCAACGCCTCACCAGTCTGCAGGAACACGAACGCGCGCTGGAGAATGCCCTCAACTTCACCGAAGGCACGGTGAAGGATTCCGCCAGCCCGGTGCTGGCACGCCTGCGCCGCGAGATCGCCCACGCACTCGCCGAAGCGCGCACGCGTCTCGAACGCATCGCCCGCAAACTGGCCGCGCAGGACATGCTGCGCGAGCAGATGATCACCCTGCGCGAAGGCCGCCTGGTGCTCATGCTCAAGGAGGAGCACCGCCGCCACGTCCCGGGGTTGGTGCACGATCACTCCGCCAGCGGCCGCACGGTCTTCCTCGAGCCGATGGAATCCGTGGAAAGCAACAACCGCGTGCGCGAGCTGCAGAGCGCGGAGCGCGAGGAGATCGAACGCATTCTGCAGATGCTCACCGAACGCCTGCGCCAGGTATTGCCGGCGCTGCTCGCCAATCACGAGGCCATGATCGCCATCGACGTGATCCACGCCAAGGCCCGGTTTGCGCGCCAACTCGACGCCAACGCCCCGCAGATGCTGGCCGAGGCCAAGGTGAAGCTGATCAACGCCCGCCATCCCCTGCTGCTGCTGAAGAACGACGACCAGCGCAAGGTGGTGCCGCTCGATTTGGAGCTGGGTCTGCCCGCGGCCACGCCGGTGCACACTCTGCTGATCAGCGGCCCGAATGCCGGCGGCAAAACCGTGGCCTTGAAGACGGTGGGCCTGCTGGCTTTGATGGCGCGCTGCGGCCTGCATATTCCAGCCTCGCCGGACAGCATGCTGCCGCTGTTTGAAAATGTTTTTGTCGACATCGGCGACCGCCAGTCGATCGAAGACGATCTTTCCACCTTCACTTCGCACGTCAAACATCTGGTCGAAATTCTGCACCGCGCCGGCAGTGGCGACCTCGTGTTGATCGACGAAATCGGCGCGGGCACGGACCCGGAAGCGGGTGCCGCGCTGGCTGTCGCGATCCTGCGCGAGCTCAACCGGCGCGGCTGCCTGACCATCGTCACCACTCATCATGGTGCGTTGAAAACCTTTGCCCAGGAGGAGCCGGGCGTAAGCAACGGTTCGATGGCCTTCGACCGGGAGACCCTGACGCCCACTTATCAATTCCGCGCGGGGCTGCCGGGTGCAAGCTATGCCTTCGAGATTGCCGAGCGCATGGGCATGCCCGCCCCGGTGATCGCAGCGGCGCGCAGCCAGGCGGGCGCGGAAAAGGTCAATGTCGAAGAACTGCTCAACGAATTGCAAAACCAACTGGCACAACAGCAGCAGCTCAATGAGAAACTGCAGATGGAGGAAGCGCGGTTGCGCAGTCTGCAGAAGCTTTATGAAGAACGCGAGCAGAGCCTGAAGGCGCAGGTGCAGGAGATCAAAAAGCGGGCGCAAGCCGAAGCCGAAGCGCTGTTGCAAAACGCCAATGCCATCATCGAGAACACCGTGCGGGAGATTCGCGAGAGCAATGCCGCACGGGAGGCGATCAAGGCAGGCAGGGAGAATCTGGCGGCGCTGCGGCAGCAACTCGCGCGGGAGAAACAGTGCGAAGAGACGCCACCGGCAGCGGGGGGGAGCACGATTACAAAATTCGAAATCGGCATGCCGGTGAAATGGCTCAAGCAGGATGCACTGGCGACGGTGTTGGAGCTGCCCGATGCCTCCGGCAAAGTGCTGGTGGCCGCCGGTGCCCTGCGGGCACGGGTGCCGGCGGCGGAACTGCGCGCCGTGGCAACCGCCCGCAAAAGCGAACCGGCGACCCTGCCAAAAGCGAACGTGGCGGAGGCACCCCGTCATGCAGAAATCGATTTGCGCGGTTTGCGGGTGGAGGAAGCGCTGGCCATGGTGGACAAGTTTCTCGATGATGCCCTGCTGGCGGGCTGGCACGAAGTCCGGCTGATTCACGGCAAGGGCACGGGCGCGCTGCGCCAAAGCATTGCCAACCATCTCAAGACGCTGCCGCATGTCAAGAGCAGCCGGCTGGGGCAATTTGGTGAGGGCGACCTCGGCGTGACGGTGGTGGAGCTGGTCTAG
- the rpsU gene encoding 30S ribosomal protein S21 yields the protein MPAVKVREGESFEKALRRFTKACEKAGLMSELKKRRHFEKPSEKKKRKMKIARRKARRLATLESR from the coding sequence ATGCCTGCTGTTAAAGTTCGCGAAGGGGAAAGCTTTGAAAAGGCTTTGCGTCGTTTCACCAAGGCGTGTGAAAAAGCCGGTCTGATGTCGGAGCTGAAGAAACGCCGGCACTTCGAAAAGCCCAGCGAGAAGAAGAAGCGCAAAATGAAAATCGCACGCCGCAAGGCCCGGCGCCTGGCGACATTGGAAAGCAGATAG
- a CDS encoding GatB/YqeY domain-containing protein, producing the protein MTLFEKLSEDLKQAMKSGDKRRVETIRLLRSQLKDAQIARMRPLTPEEELEVLNSAAKRRRESIEAYAKAGRNDLVADETAELDVIAAYLPQALSREEIIALIETAIQETGARDLKDLGKVMGKIMPQAKGRADGKLLQQLVRERLS; encoded by the coding sequence ATGACGTTGTTCGAGAAACTGAGCGAAGATCTCAAGCAGGCCATGAAAAGCGGCGACAAGCGCCGGGTGGAAACCATCCGCCTGTTGCGGTCGCAACTCAAAGATGCGCAGATCGCCAGGATGCGGCCGCTCACGCCCGAGGAGGAACTGGAAGTCCTGAACAGCGCCGCCAAACGCCGCCGTGAATCCATCGAGGCCTATGCCAAAGCCGGACGCAACGATCTGGTGGCCGACGAGACTGCGGAATTGGACGTCATTGCCGCCTATCTGCCCCAGGCTCTCAGCCGTGAGGAGATCATCGCCCTCATTGAAACCGCGATTCAGGAAACCGGCGCACGGGACCTCAAGGATCTCGGCAAAGTCATGGGGAAAATCATGCCACAGGCCAAAGGCCGTGCCGACGGCAAGCTGCTGCAACAGCTCGTGCGGGAACGGCTCTCCTGA
- a CDS encoding 16S rRNA (uracil(1498)-N(3))-methyltransferase, which translates to MSRQEFFYAPAEHFAGEFVTLTGDEHHHLSRVLHHKAGDRVTVVDGAGNAAVDGEIVFSDRAATRIKIHTRAQNLGEPAVHLTLAQAVPKGARFDWLVEKGTEIGVSAFIPLLSHYSEVNPGPGKSGRWRRLALAAMKQSCRSVWPAVSEPVRFIALMQACHDFDLALLAHPTAIDISAKLGGQALPRRVLLLVGPEGGFSEEEVTLAQQAGCKLLSLGPRRLRAETAGLVAAAKVLAAYGQL; encoded by the coding sequence ATGTCGCGCCAGGAATTTTTCTACGCCCCTGCTGAACATTTCGCCGGCGAATTTGTCACGCTGACCGGCGACGAGCATCATCACCTCTCGCGCGTGTTGCATCACAAGGCCGGCGACCGTGTCACCGTGGTTGACGGCGCGGGCAACGCGGCGGTCGATGGTGAAATCGTCTTCAGCGATCGTGCGGCAACGCGCATCAAAATTCACACACGCGCGCAAAATCTCGGCGAGCCGGCGGTGCATCTCACCCTGGCACAGGCCGTTCCCAAGGGCGCCCGTTTCGACTGGCTGGTGGAAAAAGGCACGGAAATCGGGGTGTCGGCGTTCATCCCGCTGCTGTCGCATTACAGTGAGGTGAATCCCGGTCCGGGCAAAAGCGGGCGCTGGCGCCGGTTGGCGCTGGCCGCGATGAAGCAATCCTGCCGCTCCGTGTGGCCGGCGGTGAGCGAGCCTGTCCGCTTCATTGCGCTGATGCAAGCCTGCCATGATTTCGATCTCGCCCTGCTGGCGCATCCCACCGCGATCGACATTTCAGCAAAGCTGGGGGGGCAAGCCCTGCCGCGGCGCGTGCTGTTGCTGGTTGGCCCGGAGGGCGGCTTCAGTGAAGAGGAAGTCACTCTGGCGCAACAAGCCGGCTGCAAGCTGCTGAGCCTGGGGCCGCGGCGTCTGCGCGCGGAAACCGCGGGGTTGGTGGCGGCTGCCAAAGTTCTCGCGGCGTACGGGCAGCTTTGA
- a CDS encoding CvpA family protein, with protein sequence MQIVINLADFFILGVLAYFTWRGFKSGLYESLLDLFGFFSCLTLTLILLPYFAQFFSYVVELPPNMSVLLGFTFLFALLALAYLFFVKWIKTMIQMTVNEKFNRVTGTGLGLYRGVLLASLLMLGFTLLPIPRVVQGTQARSLLMARTKMVLPLSYDYVRKLIPGPPGFRQALQAAYKRIGGLDPVSERLLDELPGKPPPPNVSNY encoded by the coding sequence GTGCAAATCGTCATCAATCTTGCCGATTTTTTCATTCTGGGTGTGCTGGCCTACTTCACCTGGCGCGGCTTCAAGAGCGGCCTTTATGAGAGCCTGCTGGATTTGTTCGGTTTCTTCTCGTGTCTCACCCTCACCCTGATCCTGCTGCCCTATTTTGCGCAGTTTTTCAGCTACGTGGTGGAATTGCCCCCCAACATGAGCGTGCTGCTCGGCTTCACGTTTTTGTTTGCGCTGCTGGCCCTGGCCTACTTGTTCTTCGTGAAATGGATCAAGACCATGATCCAGATGACGGTCAATGAGAAGTTCAACCGCGTCACCGGCACGGGGCTGGGGTTGTATCGCGGCGTGTTGCTGGCCAGCCTGCTCATGCTGGGCTTCACGCTGCTGCCGATTCCCCGGGTGGTGCAGGGCACGCAGGCACGCAGCCTGCTCATGGCACGCACCAAGATGGTCCTGCCGCTGAGTTATGACTATGTGCGCAAGCTCATTCCCGGTCCCCCCGGTTTTCGCCAGGCGTTGCAGGCCGCATACAAGCGCATCGGCGGGCTTGATCCCGTCAGTGAACGGCTGCTGGATGAATTGCCCGGCAAACCGCCTCCTCCCAATGTGAGCAATTATTGA
- a CDS encoding inositol monophosphatase: protein MTSHENLLAVAAEAASLAGRILLSRWRDRPALQVDHKAEFDFVTEVDRQSEQVIVTHLRRHFPQHKILAEEGGLSEGAGEVEWIIDPLDGTTNFIHGVPCFAVSIAARRQGVIIAGVVYDPLRQEQFSAVRGGGAFRNGERLRVSASHRLSECLIATGFPFRAKHLAGSYLRLFRNFFEQVRDMRRMGAASLDLALVAAGVFDGFWEYNLNPWDFAAGSLLVEEAGGRISGFTTGENFWESGNIVASNGRVHALMQELIAEHTDS, encoded by the coding sequence ATGACCAGTCATGAAAACCTTCTCGCCGTCGCCGCTGAAGCTGCCAGTCTGGCCGGCCGCATTTTGCTGTCCCGCTGGCGTGACCGGCCGGCCTTGCAGGTCGATCACAAGGCCGAGTTCGATTTCGTCACCGAAGTCGACCGGCAGTCCGAGCAGGTGATCGTCACCCACCTGCGCCGCCATTTTCCGCAACACAAAATCCTGGCAGAGGAGGGCGGTCTCTCGGAGGGTGCGGGGGAGGTGGAGTGGATTATCGACCCGCTGGACGGCACGACCAACTTCATTCACGGGGTGCCGTGTTTTGCCGTGTCGATCGCCGCGCGCCGGCAGGGTGTGATCATCGCGGGCGTGGTGTACGATCCGTTGCGGCAGGAGCAGTTCAGCGCCGTGCGCGGTGGCGGCGCTTTTCGCAACGGCGAGCGTCTGCGGGTTTCTGCCAGTCACAGGCTGTCGGAATGTTTGATCGCCACCGGCTTCCCCTTTCGTGCCAAGCATCTGGCTGGTTCGTATTTGCGCCTCTTCCGGAATTTTTTCGAGCAGGTGCGCGACATGCGCCGCATGGGCGCCGCCAGTCTCGATTTGGCGCTGGTGGCTGCCGGGGTGTTCGATGGTTTCTGGGAGTATAATTTGAATCCGTGGGACTTTGCCGCGGGCAGTCTGCTGGTGGAGGAAGCCGGCGGCAGGATCAGCGGCTTCACCACCGGGGAGAATTTCTGGGAGAGCGGCAACATTGTCGCGAGCAACGGCCGTGTGCATGCGCTCATGCAGGAACTGATCGCCGAACACACGGACTCTTGA